Proteins encoded within one genomic window of Gadus chalcogrammus isolate NIFS_2021 chromosome 6, NIFS_Gcha_1.0, whole genome shotgun sequence:
- the git2a gene encoding ARF GTPase-activating protein GIT2a isoform X2 has protein sequence MSKRVRNTDVCADCSSPDPRWASVNRGVLICDECCSVHRSLGRHSSQVRHLTHTPWPPNQLQMVQTLYSNGANSIWEHSLLDPASVLSGRRKAGPQDRLHPNKTEFIKAKYQMLAFVHRMPCRDDDSFTAKDLSKQLHSSVRTGNLETCLRLLSLGAQANFFHPEKGNTPLHVAAKAGQVSQAELLTVYGADPGAPDTTGKTPVDYAREAGHQELSERLVEIQYELTDRLAFYLCGRRPDHKTGQHFIVPQMADSSLDLSELAKAAKRKLQSLSNHLFEELAMDVYDEVDRRETDAVWLATQNHSTLVTETTVVPFLPVNPEYSSTRNQGRQKLARFNAHEFATLVIDILSDAKRRQQGNAVVSPKGSVELLMRGMRMGSSSEGPDADQPDYDSVASDEDTDAEHSAKDDRTKSLDSDLSDGPISMQEFQEVKNALCLSEAKIQQLMRVNTNLSDELRLMQKKLQSLQSENSSLRRQGPASIYQAPADQPEPSYSGPSSGPKRRQSARVSSSSSLSSSRPMSMYETGSALKPHLSKGECPYPEEPHPSLTPFPPHRGAFVTSSSSLPSFPSTLSWSKDEGAPQASKMEKLGSMPDGDYDNAFNGSDVDESGSLSRRGRLRSGGRPGEASSIPELDTPPEPEPDLGLPSTEDVIRKTEQITKNIQELLRAAQDNKHHRPSEREGARRLRHSLGCFSTLVPWADKAPPSLQQQPISLRSPDPASCFVPCSERIHVAVTEMAALFPKPRSEIVRGPLRLLTSSACRLQGECRKAGPPEGGGGPPGQDMQLVTQQVIQCAYDIAKAAKQLVTITTKENNI, from the exons ATGTCCAAACGAGTCCGCAATACGGACGTCTGTGCTGATTGCAGTTCTCCAG ACCCCCGCTGGGCATCGGTCAACAGGGGAGTGTTGATTTGTGACGAGTGCTGTAGCGTCCACCGGAGTCTGGGGAGACACAGCTCCCAGGTCcgacacctgacacacacaccctggcccCCCAATCAGCTGCAG ATGGTCCAGACGCTGTACAGCAATGGGGCCAACTCGATATGGGAACACTCGCTGCTGGACCCCGCGTCCGTGCTGAGCGGCAGGCGCAAGGCGGGGCCTCAGGACCGACTGCA TCCAAACAAAACAGAGTTCATCAAGGCCAAGTATCAAATGCTGGCGTTTGTGCATCGCATGCCCTGCAGAGACGATGACAGCTTCACCGCCAAGGACTTAAGCAAG caaCTCCACTCCAGCGTGCGCACGGGGAACCTGGAGACCTGCCTCCGACTGCTGTCTTTGGGGGCGCAGGCCAACTTCTTCCACCCA GAGAAGGGCAACACGCCTCTGCATGTGGCCGCCAAGGCGGGCCAGGTCTCCCAGGCGGAGCTGCTGACGGTGTACGGAGCCGACCCCGGGGCCCCAGACACAACCGGCAAAACCCCCGTGGACTACGCCAG GGAGGCGGGCCACCAGGAGCTGTCTGAACGGCTGGTGGAGATCCAGTACGAGCTGACGGACCGCCTGGCCTTCTACCTGTGTGGACGGAGACCAG aTCATAAAACTGGGCAGCACTTCATAGTTCCACAGATGGCTGACAG CAGTTTAGATTTATCAGAGCTGGCGAAAGCAGCCAAAAGAAAACTGCAGTCT CTGAGCAATCATTTATTTGAGGAGTTGGCCATGGATGTTTACGATGAAGTGGATCGAAGAGAGACCGACGCAG TGTGGTTAGCCACACAgaaccacagcactctggtGACCGAGACCACCGTGGTGCCCTTCCTTCCAGTAAACCCTGAGTACTCCTCCACCCGCAACCAG GGACGCCAGAAGCTGGCCAGGTTCAACGCTCACGAGTTTGCAACGCTGGTCATCGACATCCTCAGCGACGCCAAGCGCAGGCAGCAGGGGAACGCCGTCGTCAGTCCGAAGG GCAGCGTGGAGCTGCTGATGCGGGGCATGAGGATGGGGTCCAGCAGTGAGGGTCCGGACGCCGACCAGCCTGACTACGACAGCGTGGCGTCCGACGAGGACACGGACGCGGAGCACTCGGCCAAGGATGACCGCACCAAG AGCCTGGACTCTGACCTCTCCGACGGACCAATCAGCATGCAGGAGTTCCAGGAAGTGAAGAACGCGCTGTGTCTCTCCGAGGCCAAGATCCAGCAGCTGATGagagtcaacacaaacttgagCGATGAGCTGCGGCTCATGCAGAAAAAG CTGCAATCTCTGCAAAGCGAGAACTCTTCCCTGAGGCGGCAGGGCCCGGCCAGTATCTATCAGGCCCCTGCCGACCAGCCCGAGCCCTCCTACTCGGGCCCCTCCTCAGGCCCCAAGCGCCGGCAGTCGGCCcgggtcagcagcagcagcagcctcagcagcagcaggcccatGTCTATGTACGAGACCGGCTCGGCCCTAAAACCCCACCTCTCCAAGGGGGAGTGTCCCTACCCAGAGGAGCCTCACCCCTCCCTGACTCCCTTCCCTCCTCAT AGGGGCGCTTTTGTgacctcctcttcatccctccCCTCATTTCCATCCACCTTGTCTTGGTCTAAGGACGAAGGAGCTCCACAG GCCTCCAAGATGGAGAAGCTGGGCAGTATGCCAGACGGTGACTATGACAACGCTTTCAACGGCTCCGACGTGGACGAATCAGG CAGTCTGAGCCGGAGGGGGCGACTGAGGAGCGGGGGGCGCCCGGGGGAGGCCTCCTCCATCCCGGAGCTGGACACGCCCCCGGAGCCCGAGCCGGACCTGGGTCTGCCCAGCACCGAGGACGTCATCCGCAAGACCGAGCAGATCACCAAGAACATCCAGGAGCTGCTGAGGGCCGCGCAGGACAACAAGCACCACAG ACCGTCTGAGCGCGAAGGCGCGCGCCGCCTGAGGCACAGCCTGGGCTGCTTCAGCACCCTGGTGCCCTGGGCCGACAAGGCCCCGCcctccctgcagcagcagccaatcagcctGCGCTCCCCCGACCCCGCCTCCTG cTTCGTGCCCTGCTCAGAAAGGATACATGTGGCTGTGACAGAGATGGCCGCCCTTTTCCCCAAG CCCCGCTCGGAGATCGTGAGGGGCCCGCTGCGCCTGCTGACCTCCAGCGCCTGCCGTCTGCAGGGGGAGTGTCGCAAGGCGGGCCCCCCCGAAGGCGGGGGCGGCCCCCCGGGGCAGGACATGCAGCTGGTCACGCAGCAGGTCATCCAGTGTGCGTACGACATCGCCAAGGCAGCCAAGCAGCTggtcaccatcaccaccaaggAGAACAACATCTAG
- the git2a gene encoding ARF GTPase-activating protein GIT2a isoform X3, whose protein sequence is MSKRVRNTDVCADCSSPDPRWASVNRGVLICDECCSVHRSLGRHSSQVRHLTHTPWPPNQLQMVQTLYSNGANSIWEHSLLDPASVLSGRRKAGPQDRLHPNKTEFIKAKYQMLAFVHRMPCRDDDSFTAKDLSKQLHSSVRTGNLETCLRLLSLGAQANFFHPEKGNTPLHVAAKAGQVSQAELLTVYGADPGAPDTTGKTPVDYAREAGHQELSERLVEIQYELTDRLAFYLCGRRPDHKTGQHFIVPQMADSSLDLSELAKAAKRKLQSLSNHLFEELAMDVYDEVDRRETDAVWLATQNHSTLVTETTVVPFLPVNPEYSSTRNQGRQKLARFNAHEFATLVIDILSDAKRRQQGNAVVSPKGSVELLMRGMRMGSSSEGPDADQPDYDSVASDEDTDAEHSAKDDRTKSLDSDLSDGPISMQEFQEVKNALCLSEAKIQQLMRVNTNLSDELRLMQKKLQSLQSENSSLRRQGPASIYQAPADQPEPSYSGPSSGPKRRQSARVSSSSSLSSSRPMSMYETGSALKPHLSKGECPYPEEPHPSLTPFPPHRGAFVTSSSSLPSFPSTLSWSKDEGAPQASKMEKLGSMPDGDYDNAFNGSDVDESGSLSRRGRLRSGGRPGEASSIPELDTPPEPEPDLGLPSTEDVIRKTEQITKNIQELLRAAQDNKHHSFVPCSERIHVAVTEMAALFPKKPRSEIVRGPLRLLTSSACRLQGECRKAGPPEGGGGPPGQDMQLVTQQVIQCAYDIAKAAKQLVTITTKENNI, encoded by the exons ATGTCCAAACGAGTCCGCAATACGGACGTCTGTGCTGATTGCAGTTCTCCAG ACCCCCGCTGGGCATCGGTCAACAGGGGAGTGTTGATTTGTGACGAGTGCTGTAGCGTCCACCGGAGTCTGGGGAGACACAGCTCCCAGGTCcgacacctgacacacacaccctggcccCCCAATCAGCTGCAG ATGGTCCAGACGCTGTACAGCAATGGGGCCAACTCGATATGGGAACACTCGCTGCTGGACCCCGCGTCCGTGCTGAGCGGCAGGCGCAAGGCGGGGCCTCAGGACCGACTGCA TCCAAACAAAACAGAGTTCATCAAGGCCAAGTATCAAATGCTGGCGTTTGTGCATCGCATGCCCTGCAGAGACGATGACAGCTTCACCGCCAAGGACTTAAGCAAG caaCTCCACTCCAGCGTGCGCACGGGGAACCTGGAGACCTGCCTCCGACTGCTGTCTTTGGGGGCGCAGGCCAACTTCTTCCACCCA GAGAAGGGCAACACGCCTCTGCATGTGGCCGCCAAGGCGGGCCAGGTCTCCCAGGCGGAGCTGCTGACGGTGTACGGAGCCGACCCCGGGGCCCCAGACACAACCGGCAAAACCCCCGTGGACTACGCCAG GGAGGCGGGCCACCAGGAGCTGTCTGAACGGCTGGTGGAGATCCAGTACGAGCTGACGGACCGCCTGGCCTTCTACCTGTGTGGACGGAGACCAG aTCATAAAACTGGGCAGCACTTCATAGTTCCACAGATGGCTGACAG CAGTTTAGATTTATCAGAGCTGGCGAAAGCAGCCAAAAGAAAACTGCAGTCT CTGAGCAATCATTTATTTGAGGAGTTGGCCATGGATGTTTACGATGAAGTGGATCGAAGAGAGACCGACGCAG TGTGGTTAGCCACACAgaaccacagcactctggtGACCGAGACCACCGTGGTGCCCTTCCTTCCAGTAAACCCTGAGTACTCCTCCACCCGCAACCAG GGACGCCAGAAGCTGGCCAGGTTCAACGCTCACGAGTTTGCAACGCTGGTCATCGACATCCTCAGCGACGCCAAGCGCAGGCAGCAGGGGAACGCCGTCGTCAGTCCGAAGG GCAGCGTGGAGCTGCTGATGCGGGGCATGAGGATGGGGTCCAGCAGTGAGGGTCCGGACGCCGACCAGCCTGACTACGACAGCGTGGCGTCCGACGAGGACACGGACGCGGAGCACTCGGCCAAGGATGACCGCACCAAG AGCCTGGACTCTGACCTCTCCGACGGACCAATCAGCATGCAGGAGTTCCAGGAAGTGAAGAACGCGCTGTGTCTCTCCGAGGCCAAGATCCAGCAGCTGATGagagtcaacacaaacttgagCGATGAGCTGCGGCTCATGCAGAAAAAG CTGCAATCTCTGCAAAGCGAGAACTCTTCCCTGAGGCGGCAGGGCCCGGCCAGTATCTATCAGGCCCCTGCCGACCAGCCCGAGCCCTCCTACTCGGGCCCCTCCTCAGGCCCCAAGCGCCGGCAGTCGGCCcgggtcagcagcagcagcagcctcagcagcagcaggcccatGTCTATGTACGAGACCGGCTCGGCCCTAAAACCCCACCTCTCCAAGGGGGAGTGTCCCTACCCAGAGGAGCCTCACCCCTCCCTGACTCCCTTCCCTCCTCAT AGGGGCGCTTTTGTgacctcctcttcatccctccCCTCATTTCCATCCACCTTGTCTTGGTCTAAGGACGAAGGAGCTCCACAG GCCTCCAAGATGGAGAAGCTGGGCAGTATGCCAGACGGTGACTATGACAACGCTTTCAACGGCTCCGACGTGGACGAATCAGG CAGTCTGAGCCGGAGGGGGCGACTGAGGAGCGGGGGGCGCCCGGGGGAGGCCTCCTCCATCCCGGAGCTGGACACGCCCCCGGAGCCCGAGCCGGACCTGGGTCTGCCCAGCACCGAGGACGTCATCCGCAAGACCGAGCAGATCACCAAGAACATCCAGGAGCTGCTGAGGGCCGCGCAGGACAACAAGCACCACAG cTTCGTGCCCTGCTCAGAAAGGATACATGTGGCTGTGACAGAGATGGCCGCCCTTTTCCCCAAG AAGCCCCGCTCGGAGATCGTGAGGGGCCCGCTGCGCCTGCTGACCTCCAGCGCCTGCCGTCTGCAGGGGGAGTGTCGCAAGGCGGGCCCCCCCGAAGGCGGGGGCGGCCCCCCGGGGCAGGACATGCAGCTGGTCACGCAGCAGGTCATCCAGTGTGCGTACGACATCGCCAAGGCAGCCAAGCAGCTggtcaccatcaccaccaaggAGAACAACATCTAG
- the git2a gene encoding ARF GTPase-activating protein GIT2a isoform X1, producing the protein MSKRVRNTDVCADCSSPDPRWASVNRGVLICDECCSVHRSLGRHSSQVRHLTHTPWPPNQLQMVQTLYSNGANSIWEHSLLDPASVLSGRRKAGPQDRLHPNKTEFIKAKYQMLAFVHRMPCRDDDSFTAKDLSKQLHSSVRTGNLETCLRLLSLGAQANFFHPEKGNTPLHVAAKAGQVSQAELLTVYGADPGAPDTTGKTPVDYAREAGHQELSERLVEIQYELTDRLAFYLCGRRPDHKTGQHFIVPQMADSSLDLSELAKAAKRKLQSLSNHLFEELAMDVYDEVDRRETDAVWLATQNHSTLVTETTVVPFLPVNPEYSSTRNQGRQKLARFNAHEFATLVIDILSDAKRRQQGNAVVSPKGSVELLMRGMRMGSSSEGPDADQPDYDSVASDEDTDAEHSAKDDRTKSLDSDLSDGPISMQEFQEVKNALCLSEAKIQQLMRVNTNLSDELRLMQKKLQSLQSENSSLRRQGPASIYQAPADQPEPSYSGPSSGPKRRQSARVSSSSSLSSSRPMSMYETGSALKPHLSKGECPYPEEPHPSLTPFPPHRGAFVTSSSSLPSFPSTLSWSKDEGAPQASKMEKLGSMPDGDYDNAFNGSDVDESGSLSRRGRLRSGGRPGEASSIPELDTPPEPEPDLGLPSTEDVIRKTEQITKNIQELLRAAQDNKHHRPSEREGARRLRHSLGCFSTLVPWADKAPPSLQQQPISLRSPDPASCFVPCSERIHVAVTEMAALFPKKPRSEIVRGPLRLLTSSACRLQGECRKAGPPEGGGGPPGQDMQLVTQQVIQCAYDIAKAAKQLVTITTKENNI; encoded by the exons ATGTCCAAACGAGTCCGCAATACGGACGTCTGTGCTGATTGCAGTTCTCCAG ACCCCCGCTGGGCATCGGTCAACAGGGGAGTGTTGATTTGTGACGAGTGCTGTAGCGTCCACCGGAGTCTGGGGAGACACAGCTCCCAGGTCcgacacctgacacacacaccctggcccCCCAATCAGCTGCAG ATGGTCCAGACGCTGTACAGCAATGGGGCCAACTCGATATGGGAACACTCGCTGCTGGACCCCGCGTCCGTGCTGAGCGGCAGGCGCAAGGCGGGGCCTCAGGACCGACTGCA TCCAAACAAAACAGAGTTCATCAAGGCCAAGTATCAAATGCTGGCGTTTGTGCATCGCATGCCCTGCAGAGACGATGACAGCTTCACCGCCAAGGACTTAAGCAAG caaCTCCACTCCAGCGTGCGCACGGGGAACCTGGAGACCTGCCTCCGACTGCTGTCTTTGGGGGCGCAGGCCAACTTCTTCCACCCA GAGAAGGGCAACACGCCTCTGCATGTGGCCGCCAAGGCGGGCCAGGTCTCCCAGGCGGAGCTGCTGACGGTGTACGGAGCCGACCCCGGGGCCCCAGACACAACCGGCAAAACCCCCGTGGACTACGCCAG GGAGGCGGGCCACCAGGAGCTGTCTGAACGGCTGGTGGAGATCCAGTACGAGCTGACGGACCGCCTGGCCTTCTACCTGTGTGGACGGAGACCAG aTCATAAAACTGGGCAGCACTTCATAGTTCCACAGATGGCTGACAG CAGTTTAGATTTATCAGAGCTGGCGAAAGCAGCCAAAAGAAAACTGCAGTCT CTGAGCAATCATTTATTTGAGGAGTTGGCCATGGATGTTTACGATGAAGTGGATCGAAGAGAGACCGACGCAG TGTGGTTAGCCACACAgaaccacagcactctggtGACCGAGACCACCGTGGTGCCCTTCCTTCCAGTAAACCCTGAGTACTCCTCCACCCGCAACCAG GGACGCCAGAAGCTGGCCAGGTTCAACGCTCACGAGTTTGCAACGCTGGTCATCGACATCCTCAGCGACGCCAAGCGCAGGCAGCAGGGGAACGCCGTCGTCAGTCCGAAGG GCAGCGTGGAGCTGCTGATGCGGGGCATGAGGATGGGGTCCAGCAGTGAGGGTCCGGACGCCGACCAGCCTGACTACGACAGCGTGGCGTCCGACGAGGACACGGACGCGGAGCACTCGGCCAAGGATGACCGCACCAAG AGCCTGGACTCTGACCTCTCCGACGGACCAATCAGCATGCAGGAGTTCCAGGAAGTGAAGAACGCGCTGTGTCTCTCCGAGGCCAAGATCCAGCAGCTGATGagagtcaacacaaacttgagCGATGAGCTGCGGCTCATGCAGAAAAAG CTGCAATCTCTGCAAAGCGAGAACTCTTCCCTGAGGCGGCAGGGCCCGGCCAGTATCTATCAGGCCCCTGCCGACCAGCCCGAGCCCTCCTACTCGGGCCCCTCCTCAGGCCCCAAGCGCCGGCAGTCGGCCcgggtcagcagcagcagcagcctcagcagcagcaggcccatGTCTATGTACGAGACCGGCTCGGCCCTAAAACCCCACCTCTCCAAGGGGGAGTGTCCCTACCCAGAGGAGCCTCACCCCTCCCTGACTCCCTTCCCTCCTCAT AGGGGCGCTTTTGTgacctcctcttcatccctccCCTCATTTCCATCCACCTTGTCTTGGTCTAAGGACGAAGGAGCTCCACAG GCCTCCAAGATGGAGAAGCTGGGCAGTATGCCAGACGGTGACTATGACAACGCTTTCAACGGCTCCGACGTGGACGAATCAGG CAGTCTGAGCCGGAGGGGGCGACTGAGGAGCGGGGGGCGCCCGGGGGAGGCCTCCTCCATCCCGGAGCTGGACACGCCCCCGGAGCCCGAGCCGGACCTGGGTCTGCCCAGCACCGAGGACGTCATCCGCAAGACCGAGCAGATCACCAAGAACATCCAGGAGCTGCTGAGGGCCGCGCAGGACAACAAGCACCACAG ACCGTCTGAGCGCGAAGGCGCGCGCCGCCTGAGGCACAGCCTGGGCTGCTTCAGCACCCTGGTGCCCTGGGCCGACAAGGCCCCGCcctccctgcagcagcagccaatcagcctGCGCTCCCCCGACCCCGCCTCCTG cTTCGTGCCCTGCTCAGAAAGGATACATGTGGCTGTGACAGAGATGGCCGCCCTTTTCCCCAAG AAGCCCCGCTCGGAGATCGTGAGGGGCCCGCTGCGCCTGCTGACCTCCAGCGCCTGCCGTCTGCAGGGGGAGTGTCGCAAGGCGGGCCCCCCCGAAGGCGGGGGCGGCCCCCCGGGGCAGGACATGCAGCTGGTCACGCAGCAGGTCATCCAGTGTGCGTACGACATCGCCAAGGCAGCCAAGCAGCTggtcaccatcaccaccaaggAGAACAACATCTAG
- the git2a gene encoding ARF GTPase-activating protein GIT2a isoform X4 produces the protein MSKRVRNTDVCADCSSPDPRWASVNRGVLICDECCSVHRSLGRHSSQVRHLTHTPWPPNQLQMVQTLYSNGANSIWEHSLLDPASVLSGRRKAGPQDRLHPNKTEFIKAKYQMLAFVHRMPCRDDDSFTAKDLSKQLHSSVRTGNLETCLRLLSLGAQANFFHPEKGNTPLHVAAKAGQVSQAELLTVYGADPGAPDTTGKTPVDYAREAGHQELSERLVEIQYELTDRLAFYLCGRRPDHKTGQHFIVPQMADSSLDLSELAKAAKRKLQSLSNHLFEELAMDVYDEVDRRETDAVWLATQNHSTLVTETTVVPFLPVNPEYSSTRNQGRQKLARFNAHEFATLVIDILSDAKRRQQGNAVVSPKGSVELLMRGMRMGSSSEGPDADQPDYDSVASDEDTDAEHSAKDDRTKSLDSDLSDGPISMQEFQEVKNALCLSEAKIQQLMRVNTNLSDELRLMQKKLQSLQSENSSLRRQGPASIYQAPADQPEPSYSGPSSGPKRRQSARVSSSSSLSSSRPMSMYETGSALKPHLSKGECPYPEEPHPSLTPFPPHRGAFVTSSSSLPSFPSTLSWSKDEGAPQASKMEKLGSMPDGDYDNAFNGSDVDESGSLSRRGRLRSGGRPGEASSIPELDTPPEPEPDLGLPSTEDVIRKTEQITKNIQELLRAAQDNKHHSFVPCSERIHVAVTEMAALFPKPRSEIVRGPLRLLTSSACRLQGECRKAGPPEGGGGPPGQDMQLVTQQVIQCAYDIAKAAKQLVTITTKENNI, from the exons ATGTCCAAACGAGTCCGCAATACGGACGTCTGTGCTGATTGCAGTTCTCCAG ACCCCCGCTGGGCATCGGTCAACAGGGGAGTGTTGATTTGTGACGAGTGCTGTAGCGTCCACCGGAGTCTGGGGAGACACAGCTCCCAGGTCcgacacctgacacacacaccctggcccCCCAATCAGCTGCAG ATGGTCCAGACGCTGTACAGCAATGGGGCCAACTCGATATGGGAACACTCGCTGCTGGACCCCGCGTCCGTGCTGAGCGGCAGGCGCAAGGCGGGGCCTCAGGACCGACTGCA TCCAAACAAAACAGAGTTCATCAAGGCCAAGTATCAAATGCTGGCGTTTGTGCATCGCATGCCCTGCAGAGACGATGACAGCTTCACCGCCAAGGACTTAAGCAAG caaCTCCACTCCAGCGTGCGCACGGGGAACCTGGAGACCTGCCTCCGACTGCTGTCTTTGGGGGCGCAGGCCAACTTCTTCCACCCA GAGAAGGGCAACACGCCTCTGCATGTGGCCGCCAAGGCGGGCCAGGTCTCCCAGGCGGAGCTGCTGACGGTGTACGGAGCCGACCCCGGGGCCCCAGACACAACCGGCAAAACCCCCGTGGACTACGCCAG GGAGGCGGGCCACCAGGAGCTGTCTGAACGGCTGGTGGAGATCCAGTACGAGCTGACGGACCGCCTGGCCTTCTACCTGTGTGGACGGAGACCAG aTCATAAAACTGGGCAGCACTTCATAGTTCCACAGATGGCTGACAG CAGTTTAGATTTATCAGAGCTGGCGAAAGCAGCCAAAAGAAAACTGCAGTCT CTGAGCAATCATTTATTTGAGGAGTTGGCCATGGATGTTTACGATGAAGTGGATCGAAGAGAGACCGACGCAG TGTGGTTAGCCACACAgaaccacagcactctggtGACCGAGACCACCGTGGTGCCCTTCCTTCCAGTAAACCCTGAGTACTCCTCCACCCGCAACCAG GGACGCCAGAAGCTGGCCAGGTTCAACGCTCACGAGTTTGCAACGCTGGTCATCGACATCCTCAGCGACGCCAAGCGCAGGCAGCAGGGGAACGCCGTCGTCAGTCCGAAGG GCAGCGTGGAGCTGCTGATGCGGGGCATGAGGATGGGGTCCAGCAGTGAGGGTCCGGACGCCGACCAGCCTGACTACGACAGCGTGGCGTCCGACGAGGACACGGACGCGGAGCACTCGGCCAAGGATGACCGCACCAAG AGCCTGGACTCTGACCTCTCCGACGGACCAATCAGCATGCAGGAGTTCCAGGAAGTGAAGAACGCGCTGTGTCTCTCCGAGGCCAAGATCCAGCAGCTGATGagagtcaacacaaacttgagCGATGAGCTGCGGCTCATGCAGAAAAAG CTGCAATCTCTGCAAAGCGAGAACTCTTCCCTGAGGCGGCAGGGCCCGGCCAGTATCTATCAGGCCCCTGCCGACCAGCCCGAGCCCTCCTACTCGGGCCCCTCCTCAGGCCCCAAGCGCCGGCAGTCGGCCcgggtcagcagcagcagcagcctcagcagcagcaggcccatGTCTATGTACGAGACCGGCTCGGCCCTAAAACCCCACCTCTCCAAGGGGGAGTGTCCCTACCCAGAGGAGCCTCACCCCTCCCTGACTCCCTTCCCTCCTCAT AGGGGCGCTTTTGTgacctcctcttcatccctccCCTCATTTCCATCCACCTTGTCTTGGTCTAAGGACGAAGGAGCTCCACAG GCCTCCAAGATGGAGAAGCTGGGCAGTATGCCAGACGGTGACTATGACAACGCTTTCAACGGCTCCGACGTGGACGAATCAGG CAGTCTGAGCCGGAGGGGGCGACTGAGGAGCGGGGGGCGCCCGGGGGAGGCCTCCTCCATCCCGGAGCTGGACACGCCCCCGGAGCCCGAGCCGGACCTGGGTCTGCCCAGCACCGAGGACGTCATCCGCAAGACCGAGCAGATCACCAAGAACATCCAGGAGCTGCTGAGGGCCGCGCAGGACAACAAGCACCACAG cTTCGTGCCCTGCTCAGAAAGGATACATGTGGCTGTGACAGAGATGGCCGCCCTTTTCCCCAAG CCCCGCTCGGAGATCGTGAGGGGCCCGCTGCGCCTGCTGACCTCCAGCGCCTGCCGTCTGCAGGGGGAGTGTCGCAAGGCGGGCCCCCCCGAAGGCGGGGGCGGCCCCCCGGGGCAGGACATGCAGCTGGTCACGCAGCAGGTCATCCAGTGTGCGTACGACATCGCCAAGGCAGCCAAGCAGCTggtcaccatcaccaccaaggAGAACAACATCTAG